TCGGCGCCTTTCCCTCCTGCGATAGTGACCAGGCTGCTAAAGTGCTGCGGTTCCTTCACGGCCATGTCCGCCAGCGTTTTCCGGTCCAGCTCGATGCCGGCCTTTTTCAGCCCGTTGATGAACTGGCTGTAGGTCATGCCCTGGGCGCGGCAGGCGGCGTTGACGCGGATTATCCAGAGTCGGCGGAAATCGCCCTTGCGTTCGCGCCGGTGGAAATAGGCGTAGCTCAACGAGTGCAGCATGGCCTCGGTGGCGCGTTTGATCAGGCGGTGACGGGTGGCGCGCTGGCCCTTGGTAATGGCCAGGACTTTCTTATGTTTGTGGTGTGAGACCACACCTCTTTTTACTCTAGGCATGTTACTATTACTCCCGTTCTATTTCACCCCGTTGGGTATTAGCCTCGATATGCGCTTGCGGTCGGCGGCGTTCAATTCAATCATCTCGTCGAACTGCCGGCGTACCCGTTTGGCTTTATGGACGCGCAGGTGGCTTTTGGGGCCTTTTACCCGCATCATTTTGCCGGTGCCGGTTATCTTGATGCGGTCCTTGGCGCCTTTGTGTGTCTTAAGCTTTGGCATGCTGGGTTTCCTTCTCTTCCGTTTTTACGGCCGGGGCAGCTTCTGCTTTCACCGCCGTTTTAGTTTCCGTTTTTACTTCCGGTTTCGCTTCCGTTTTTGCGGCCGGTTTCGTTTCCGCTTTAGCGGCCGGTTTGGTCTCTGCTTTGGCCTCTGGCTTGGTTTCCGGTTTGGTCTTGGGCTTGACGCCTAAAGGCGCCATGATGATATCCATCCTCCTGCCCTCCATGACCGGCTGCCTTTCCAGCACGCCGACCTCCTTGAGGGTTTCCGCCATGCGCTGTAATATCTTCCAGCCCAGGTCGGGGTGCGTTATTTCCCGTCCCCGGAACATCAGCGTTACTTTTACTTTGGAGCCGTCGGCCAGGAGCTTGCTGGCTATCTTGGCTTTAAAATCAAAATCGTGGACGCCTATCTTGGGTCGGAGGCGTATCTCACGGAGCAGGACTACTTTTTGGCTTTTCCTGGACTGCTGCTCTTTTTTCTGCTGTTCGTACTTGAACTTTCCGTAATCGAGAAGGCGGCAGACAGGGGGTACGGAAGTGGGCGCAACTTCGACGATGTCCAGGTTGCTCTTTTTCGCCAGTTCCCTTGCCTGTACCAGGGGCATAACGCCGAGTTGTTCGCCTTTTTCACCTACCAGGCGGACTTCTCTGGCTATTATTCGCTCGTTGACACGTAGTTGTTTAATTATAAGCTTTCATTCCTCCTCTGTTACAGGTATCCTACGAACAAAAACTATACCATATTTTTATCAGGGAAATCAACCCCCTGTGCCTGTCGCCCATGTGGATACCGCTCATGGTGAGTATGTCGAACCATAGCGGTGACTAGAATCCACCCCTCGGCGGGTTTGGTAGGAGAGGAGAAATAACTGAATCTCCAGTCGCGTAATAATATAGGGAATGTTAACTGCTGCTTTTACGCCTTGTCGGCGATTTCTTTCACCAGCGCCTCGATGAAGCTCGCCAGGGGCTGGACGGGCAGTTGCTCGCCGCTGCGGCGCCGCACGGAAACGGTATTGTCCGCCGCCTCTTTATCCCCGAGGATGACCATGTAGGGGATTTTCTCCATCTGCGCCATGCGTATTTTCAGGTTCATCCGCTCGGAGCGGTCGTCAATCTCCGCCCGTATTCCCTTCCCCTTCATCGTCTCCACCACTCTGGCGGCGTGCCCGTTATGCCGGTCGGACACGGGGATGACCTTTACCTGGACGGGCGAAAGCCAGAGGGGGAAAGCGCCGGCGTAATGCTCGATGAGCAGCCCGAAAAAGCGTTCCAGCGAGCCGAAAAGGGCGCGGTGTATCATGTAAGGCCGGTGTTCCTTGCCGTCCGCCCCGGCGTAAACCAGGTCAAAACGTTCCGGCTCGTTAAAGTCGAACTGGATGGTGGTGGTCTGCCATTCGCGGCCCAGCGCGTCCTCGATTTTGATATCGATTTTTGGGCCGTAGAAGGCGCCGCCGCCTTCGTCCACGCGGTATTCCAGCTTGTTTTCATCAATCACGCGGCGCAGGGCTTCCTGGGCATCTTCCCACAGTTTGGTGTCACCGATGGCGTCAGAAGGACGGGTGGAAAGGTAGACCTTGAACTTGTCAAACCCGAAGGCACGCTGGATATGCAGGGAAAAGCGCAGTACCTCGGAGACCTCGGAATTCATCTGTTCGGGAGTGCAGATAATATGGGCGTCATCCTGGGTGAAGCCGCGCACCCGCATCAGTCCGGAAAGGGTGCCGGAGCGTTCGTAGCGGTACACGGTGCCCAGCTCCGCCCAGCGTAAAGGCAGGTCCCGGTAGGAGCGGGTTCTGGCTTTGTAGGCCAGCATATGGAAGGGGCAGTTCATCGGCTTGATGTAGTACTGCTGCTCGTCGATGGTCATGGGGGAATACATGTTTTCCTGGTAAAAGCCCAGGTGCCCGCTGGTTTCCCAGAGGTGGCTTAGACCGATATGCGGGGTATAGAGAATTTCATAGCCGTTGGCGAAGTGCTCGGCGCGCCAGTAGTCTTCAATGACGGTGCGCACCCGTCC
This Dehalococcoidales bacterium DNA region includes the following protein-coding sequences:
- the thrS gene encoding threonine--tRNA ligase, whose amino-acid sequence is MSKQHDLDTMRHSASHVMAEAVLSMMPDAKFAIGPAIDDGFYYDFDLPRPLTPDDLPVIEKKMGEIIKANLPFTRRDITKDEAKKLFAGQPYKLELLADIEDDKVGVYQQGGFTDLCRGPHVDATGEIGAFKLTSIAGAYWRGDEHNTMLQRVYGLAFNTKAELDEYFTRLEEAKKRDHRKLGKDLELFIIPEEIGGGLVIYTPKGGRVRTVIEDYWRAEHFANGYEILYTPHIGLSHLWETSGHLGFYQENMYSPMTIDEQQYYIKPMNCPFHMLAYKARTRSYRDLPLRWAELGTVYRYERSGTLSGLMRVRGFTQDDAHIICTPEQMNSEVSEVLRFSLHIQRAFGFDKFKVYLSTRPSDAIGDTKLWEDAQEALRRVIDENKLEYRVDEGGGAFYGPKIDIKIEDALGREWQTTTIQFDFNEPERFDLVYAGADGKEHRPYMIHRALFGSLERFFGLLIEHYAGAFPLWLSPVQVKVIPVSDRHNGHAARVVETMKGKGIRAEIDDRSERMNLKIRMAQMEKIPYMVILGDKEAADNTVSVRRRSGEQLPVQPLASFIEALVKEIADKA
- the rplT gene encoding 50S ribosomal protein L20 is translated as MPRVKRGVVSHHKHKKVLAITKGQRATRHRLIKRATEAMLHSLSYAYFHRRERKGDFRRLWIIRVNAACRAQGMTYSQFINGLKKAGIELDRKTLADMAVKEPQHFSSLVTIAGGKGAD
- the infC gene encoding translation initiation factor IF-3 is translated as MIKQLRVNERIIAREVRLVGEKGEQLGVMPLVQARELAKKSNLDIVEVAPTSVPPVCRLLDYGKFKYEQQKKEQQSRKSQKVVLLREIRLRPKIGVHDFDFKAKIASKLLADGSKVKVTLMFRGREITHPDLGWKILQRMAETLKEVGVLERQPVMEGRRMDIIMAPLGVKPKTKPETKPEAKAETKPAAKAETKPAAKTEAKPEVKTETKTAVKAEAAPAVKTEEKETQHAKA
- the rpmI gene encoding 50S ribosomal protein L35 — its product is MPKLKTHKGAKDRIKITGTGKMMRVKGPKSHLRVHKAKRVRRQFDEMIELNAADRKRISRLIPNGVK